The following are from one region of the Nicotiana tabacum cultivar K326 chromosome 3, ASM71507v2, whole genome shotgun sequence genome:
- the LOC107807195 gene encoding retrovirus-related Pol polyprotein from transposon TNT 1-94-like isoform X3 codes for MMALLRREGSIHAIDGKYPTDISAPDKEKIEGDALSAIQLSLAPNVLCEVSTGTEETAKQLWEKLEGLYQDRSVTTRMLLQRRLHTFKMGSGTSLQDHLDAFNKLVMDLQIAGIKREEETLACALLFSLTSGYRDIENSMMYSNEPIKLEQVRQTLNSSDVRRHIEGDRDDQASGLFVRGRTSQQGKTKSKHRSKSRVNKKNTECWGCGKKGHFERDCPMSKSKEKASASTVEQGPKQPWMIAEDDDSARDGN; via the coding sequence atgatggcgttactgcggagggaaggttcaatccatgctattgacggaaagtatcctacggatatatcagctcccgacaaggagaagattgaaggggatgcattgagtgcaatccaactatcccttgcacctaacgtgctttgtgaagtgagtacgggtaccgaagagacggccaaacagttgtgggaaaagctagaagggctataccaagaccgatcagtgacaacaagaatgttgttacaacggcgtcttcacacatttaagatggggtcaggtacttcgttacaagatcatttagatgcgtttaataaacttgtcatggacttacagattgcaggaattaaaagggaggaggagacgcttgcatgtgctttgctattttcattgacttcaggatatcgtgatattgagaattcaatgatgtatagcaatgagcctatcaagcttgagcaagtgcggcagacacttaactctagtgatgtgcggaggcacattgaaggagatagagatgaccaggcaagtggCCTCTTTGTAAGAGGAcggactagccaacagggaaagaccaaatcaaagcatagatcaaagtctcgtgtgaacaagaagaatacagagtgttggggttgtggcaagaaggggcactttgaacgagattgcccaatgtcaaagtccaaggaaaaggcgagtgcatctacagttgaacag